The Vanacampus margaritifer isolate UIUO_Vmar chromosome 20, RoL_Vmar_1.0, whole genome shotgun sequence genome contains the following window.
TATTTGGCGCTGCACTGCGCAACGGTCTTCATGGCAACGCCGGATGAGAGAGGAGGCAACAAGGAGGCGCGAGTCGTTATTGTCCCAGACGCCCATGTTGTAGCCGGAGCCGAAGCCGGAGTACTCCCCCCCGCGCACTCACCGCGGGACGCGTCCTCCTCCCACCCCCACTCCCGAAAATGCGCATCCCAGACAATAAAATAgtcccccctcccctctcctctcctctctcgCAAATGTGGCGCGCAGGCTCGGCAAAGCTCACCTCGACTCAATCCACATCCGCTGCGAGGGAGCCACAAATCCACATgagtgccgtttttttttttttaattgtatgtttTGAAGAGCGTTCGCCCGCTTCCTCCTCGCGTTCCGCTCCGGCTTTGGCGAATACACACACTGGACACATTCAATCTGATGCTTACGGTGGAGCTCCGCCCGCGGAGTAACACTATAGGTTGGCCCCGTGACGTCATTTCAACGACTAGCCACGCGATTGGTTGAGTGGCCCGACATTCTGACTAATGTTGTGACGTCCAACGTCTAACAAAACGAGTAAATTATGTCGCTTTTACAATGATTTGAGACACCGAAAAACGTCAATAACATGACtactaatgtattttttttaaagtgatgaTTCATTGAACTTAACTATTAATATGCGTTGTATATTTTCTCATAGTATTGTAAAGTGGtcagcatgtctgcctcacagttctgcgTTCGAATCCTGGTTCCCGCTTTCCTCCTTATTAAGAACTCAAATGCACATGATTGAGGTGATGTGGTTCTTTGACCCCTGCATGCTTCATTCTTTCCACTCATCGTCATCTTCTGCATAGTTGGATGACACTATTATTGTTGTCTTCCATATTCCATCATGTTAAAGCCTGTTCAGTGGGCCACTTAGTAGTTTTCCACGTAGCTTAAGAGGGAGAAAAATACACTATATCTCATATGTTGTCTTATGTTTTGCTCCTCTGGGTTAAAGTCAACGGATTCCTGAAATCTTTGAGGACACTGCCCTCTGCTGCTGGTTACAACTACTGCAATTTATTGTCATCTAAGTTCCCTGAGTAGGATGATCAATTTAACACAAGTAACCAAACTAAAAATGTGCCAACTAAAATGCACAAATGCTACAGTTGCAGGGCACTTTATTGGACACACCATATATTGTGATGTAATTTGGTATGAATTTACTTTCTTTGTATTCAAATGAGATGTGACTTTTTAAGGCGTGAAAATATACCTTAGCAGAAGTAGCTTTTATACTACATAATTGTGCTTGTGTATTCAAATTTGaatataatactaataataataataatataaaaagaatAACTTCATAAAAGATTagtatgaataaaatataaattttaataataagaTAAAGCAATAATTATAACTAGTAAGGATCAAtgtaaaaatactaaaaacgTTAAAAATAACAGATACAAACCCTATTGTAACGATAGTATCATTTATGCTTCAAAATGTAGTTGTATTGCTATTTTACCACATTTGTTTggtcttattattattactactactacaatcAATGAAGCAGTGAGGCGCTGAAAAACTGCAGTGAAAAAGGGGTCTGTTACGTAATCGGCATCTCTAGTCGCGCGCATGCGCAGTAGGAGCCACGTCCCCATCAGCTGCAGAAGCAGCATCAGGACCACCGAGCTTCCTCCCACCCGCGATGATGGCGCATGTAAACACGGCGCTCGTCCTGTTGTCTTCCCGGACCCCCGACCGTCGCTTCCTCGCCTCGATCTGACGTCACGGCCGCTTTttgggtgcgtgcgtgcgcatccGAGCTTTGGACTGCCGTTGACATTGTGATGGTCACATCGCGACGCGCTTGCAACAAAAGGCAGCCCTGAGAGACCCCCCCTCGGCTGCTCATTAGGGTGGGGGGGATATGCACGTCAGTGTTTGGCCCTGCTCGCTCTCCGTCGTTATGGCAGCTCTGTACCAGGGCGCCGATGCCTCCTCCCCGGATAAATTCCTTGCCCTGAAAGACGTCAGGGAGGTGAAGGAGGAGACCACGCTGGACGAGAAGCTCTTCCTATTGGCCTGCGAGAAAGGTCAGTGAACAATCCGTATGCGAAAGTGCACGTCTCAAGTGGTCTTATgttatggacaaaagtattgagataCCGACATGCCCCATCATGCAATTGCCCCATCTTGAGACAATTGTGtactttgcattgtttgttcTGGATGAGTTTGATGTGGAAGAAAGTCACTGGGCAAAGGATGGAACGGGCACCAAATACGGCCGTCGAGTATTTACGTTGTCAAGAgttatgtaatatttttatttgcattcatGTTGCTATTCCCCCCACCCTTAAAAATTGGCAAATAACCCCGTTAAACAATTTCACATGTaccagtttattttttatttttttattattacataaaCGCATTCTataatttgttgatttattgtatttcatgaaaaaatataGGTACAATAAATCTATATAgtgcacatttaaataaaatgtatttaatcgtttttattttactttttcattCATCGTAATTCTACATGGTATaatgcatacagtacatatatacaaacaaaGTGAATTGTAATCTCATTTATGAATGACCTGACCTATCTGTCCAcccgcccccaatttttttttttttaatttactcttCCTCGGAAAAGCTTGCCCACCCCTTACAGAAGAAGCATAAAAGAACAAAGGCATGTAGACGGGACTGTGACAGGCAGGACACAAAACAGCAACCGTGACCATATAAAGTCTCCAAACATGTCCCAGAAAACTGGAGCAGCCCTTTGTGGGAGATGTTACTGTAAACAGGACTTAGCCTACTGGGAGTGCTGGCCTCTTGTCTATTGGGCGCTTTTTGGTCACCAGGTGACTACTACATGGTGAAGAAACTGCTGGAGGAGAACCGGCACGGCGAGCTCAACGTCAACAGCGTGGACGTGCTGGGCCGCGACGCCATCACCATCGCCATCGAGAACGAGAATCTCGACATCCTGCAGCTTCTGCTCGAGCATGGCTGCCAGGTAGGAAACACGTACTTGCAGGCCTTCCCATCATGCATTGCTGTTTTACGGATGATTACTAGAAAACAAGGACTAGTCTAAATAAGTGGCTCTGAGATTGGGGTCCTTTGACTCCCAGGATTCTAGCTTTGGTCCAATCCTTAAATTCAGACAGcgaaattagtatttttttttctggatggTTTTGTTTTAGCTGTCCGCTGCGCTTTGTTTCCTCGCAGGCTACCGACGCCCTTCTAGTGGCCATAGACTCGGAAGTGGTCGGGGCTGTGGACATCCTCCTTAACCACAGACCCAGGCGCGCATCAAAGCCCTCCATCGCCGTGAGTCACCGCAGAACAAGAAccgtcgagaaaaaaaaaaaagaagcagtccGCTACTGAACCACGTTTCCCTCCACCTGGTAGAAACTGATGCAGCGGATCCAGAACCCCGAGTATTCCACAACCATGGACGTGGCTCCCGTCATCCTGGCGGCGCACAGGAACAACTACGAGATCTTGACCATGTTGCTGAAGCAGGACATCTCGCTCCCGCGGCCGCACGCCGTCGGCTGCGAGTGTACGCTGTGCAACGCCAAGAACAAGAAGGATAGCTTGCGGCACTCCAGGTGTGCCTGAAGTTTATTCTTAAGACCATTCGTAAGAGAACAAATAGAAGAAGCTATGCTAGCAGTTAGCTTATCTAGTAACAAGCTTCCTCATTGACTGTCGTTCGGTTTCATGTCAGAATTGGAGTTCGGTAAACAACACAAGTGTTTTTGTACAGGAGCCACAATTTCTAGCTTTGCTAGCTCTGAAGCTAACTTTTCCGCCTCTTCTTTGGAGGTTAGGTTCCGCTTGGACATCTACCGCTGCCTGGCTAGCCCTTCGCTGATCATGCTGACGGAGGAAGACCCCATCCTCAGAGCCTTCGAGCTGAGCACGGATCTCAGGGAGCTCAGCCTGGTGGAGGTGGAATTCAGGTGCTCGCTGTTCAACTACAGACTCTGAAAAGTACTCAGTTTTGAAGAACACGATACTCGTATTGATAGTTAGCTAGCTTTAGCCAGAAGCTGgtagtttttaactcattcactgccattgacggctatagacgtcaaaaattcattttaacaatttcaattagttaaaatttttttcccacttttgttaacaagaatatgaaaacctagattttttaaaatttaacatttagaacagatatcaaatttgcgattaattgtgagttaactagtgaagtcatgcaattaattacgattaaaaaatgtaatcgcctgacgcccctaattttttatattcttttctttttttaaatcgcatcaggcgattatttttttttaattgtaattaattgcatgacttcaatagttaactcacgatcaatcacaaattttatatctgttctaaatgtacaatattttttttttctaggttttcatattcttgttaacaaaagtggggaaaaaaatgttaaactaatagaaatagttcaaatgaacttttgacgtctatagccgtcaatggcactgaatgagttaaaaagatgcATTTGCCTTGAATCATTCTTAAAAAGTCAACAACATCCCAAAAATTCTTCTGCTTCCCTGGATTTGTTGTCGCCACCGTTAATACTCCCTAATCCTCGTTCCTCCCTATCACCGCTGTCCCCCCGTTTGCGCAGGAACGACTACGAAGAGCTGGCCAAGCAATGCAAGATGTTCGCCAAGGACCTTCTGGCTCAGGCTCGTAACTCCAGAGAGTTAGAGGTCATCCTCAACCACACGTCCAACGAGGATCCCGTGGACAAGCGGGGGCTCCTGGAGGAGCGCATGAACCTCAGCCGCCTCAAACTGGCCATCAAGTATAACCAGAAAGAGGTCAGTTAGGTTGGCAGAAgactttaaattgtacattggTGCGACTGTGATTGGGAATGTTTGACTATATTTGTGGTGTGACTTACTGGCAGTCAGCGGCACTATAGTAGTATCGAAAATGGACTGATGCATGGATGATTTAGATGTCCGGGTgactgactggtgaccagtccagggtgtgttCCGCCAATGGCCTCATCTTGGAAAGACAGACAAATTGACAACAAATAAGAAACCTGTCTTTGTGGCACTTATCCAGCAAGCCATGGAGGCATTTAAAGCCATGAGTCAGCAGTAATTTTCTTATGAGCTCATGTAGGTCTGCTAATTTTAGCTATGTTGTGAATCATAGGGACGGGAAATAGGATTTTGACCTTGGCATAACGTGTCTGCAGCTATATTTTGTCCGCCCCAGTGGCCACATCAGTTTCCAATCCCTTTCGATCTGACATCAGTTGTTGTAAAGTTCTGTCTGTAAGCCGCTACTTTTGAACCTgggactcaaacaaagatgcaGATTACTTCCTGATTTTCCCGATGTCAAGCTTGTCACGTTCTTGTCTGTTCTGTTTCTGTTGCTAGCTAgcagggcacatataaacaaaaaacaaaaaaaacgacacccaatgtttatttttaccgCATTACTGGCATGTGTTTTTCAGTTCGTGTCTCAGTCCAACTGTCAGCAGTTCCTCAACACGGTGTGGTTCGGCGAGACGGCCAGCTACCGGCGCAAGCACACCTGCCTGAAGATCGCCACGGTGATGAGCGTGGCCGTGCTGTGGCCGCTGCTGTCCGTCTGTTACCTGCTGGTGCCGCGTTCCCGCGTGGGTCAGATCATCCACACGCCCTTTGTCAAGTTCATCATCCACAGCGCCTCCTACTTCACCTTCTTGCTGCTGCTCAACCTCTACTCGCTGGTCTACAATGAGGGCAAGAAGGACACCATGGGCCCCGCGCTGGAGATGGTCGACTACCTGCTCATTCTCTGGATCATAGGTGGGCTCCGAACGTCGTGTTTTCTAGTCGTTGGTTTTTTGCTAAGGACGTTTGGACTGTCTCTGTCTTGTCTTGGAATAGATTCTCTTCTTAATTGGATTTTGACATACTTCAAGGTAGTCTAGTTTGTTTAAGAGTATGATGACTGTGAATGGATCTAACCACCACAGTCGTTCAGTTAACTTGCTCTCAGTCTTGGTCTTAGCCTTCATTTGGTAGCAACCCATCAAAGTCTCGGTCTTGTGTTTGTAATGACGCCTCAAAGTCTTAGCCTTGACTTGGTGTCCATACCTCAAAGTGTTAGGCTTGACTTAGTATCAACACCTTAAACTCTTTGTCCTGACTCAGTTTTAACATCCCATCAGTCTTAGTCTTGACTTGGTATCAAGTGTTGGTCTTGACTTTGTGTTGGCACTTCAACGTCTTGGTGTTGACTTGGTTTTTGTGCCTTCAAGTCTGAGTTTTGAATTGTTATCAACCCTTCAAATCTTGATTTCAACTTAGTGTCAGCACCTTGAAATGTCACCTCGCCTTGGTTCAGTCCCTCAAATTCTTTATCTTGACTGGATCTCAACTCCTCAAAATCTTGGCCTCAACCCCTAAAAGTCATAGTCTAGTCTTGACTTATCAAAGGCTCAATCTCAACCAGGTCTCAACCACCCTTAAAAACATTTGAGCCAGTCTCAACTACTTAAATCTACTACAATCCCTTAAAATCTTAGTCTTCATTTGGTCTCTACTACTACAAAGTATCGGTGTTGACTTGGCTTCAACCTCTCTTGGTCTTATTCAGAACTCAGTATCAAACCCCTCAAAGTCTTGTTTTTGAATTGGTGACGGCGCCTCAAGTCTTGCTCTTGACATGGTCTCAGCTCCTTAAAACAGGGATGGCAAACTGCAGTCCTCAAgttccagagtcctgcaggttttagaggtttccctactcgaactgcagctgattccaatgaacagaattattatcaggcttatgcagagcttgctgatgagctgatcacggatcagctgtgttgaagaagggaaatatccaagaTCCTGCaagactccagccctcgaggaccagatcTCGGCCTTAAAGACTCAAACCTTGATGTCTTGATTTGGTGTCAGAGCttcaaagtcttggtcttgacttgTTCACGGTTTCTGTGGTCTTGACTCCAACGCTAGCCTGTCCATCTCATGCTAATGGACTCCAGTTGTATGTCCAGGTTCCTTCTACTGTATAACCTTTTCTGAAAAGGGAATGAGgccaatcatatttttttatttaacgtcTAACATTGCCTAGTGGAGTGTAAATGAGACATTTGTGTTATGGGTCTGGCGTCGATCCAGCAGGCCTATCCTGTATGCGTAATCCTATCAGACGTGTGTACACAACAAACAGCCATCTTGATGCTAAACGACAAAGAGCCTGCTTTGGCCAAATCGACATCCGCTCTCGACCGTTCGGGCGTTGACACGTGCTCAAGCTCACGTGGAGGATGCTGAGACACTGCGTCCGGTGCCAAGAAACCATTAGCGCCGTGGTTGAGTCGCCGGAATGGCTCTCTGCCTACTCGGCGGCGATGGTTTGACTCATGCTTGCAGTACCCTGCAGCAGTCAGGCGGCAGCTCATTGGTTGACGAGTCGTAACTCATTGCAGTAACAAACCCTGATAGCTTTTCCAATGGAGGCTATtaggtgtgtgttttgtcatacAAAGGAATTACAACCGGGGGAGGGCAAACCTTTGTCtctagaccccccccccccccccccagtcacATGCTACAGGCCTTAATGGCCTTAAATCGGATGGAGCACGCATGTGCATTCGTGTGTCAGTGATCCCACTATGGGTGTGTGCAAATCCCCGCCTCCCTCtaataaaagacaaaacaaatacagcttTGGTTCTTTAACTTATTGGCAGCAGAAAGAGGAGGTGGGGGGGCTGGTGGAGTGATTTCAGAGTGCTAACAGCAATAGACCAACTAGCAGGAAAAATCTAATTGATACTTCTTATATGCTGCTAGGCAaatacttccaaatatgggcaagctTGCACCAGGATGCTATCATCGTCCTTGCTCAAAAATCCTCAATAAAGAGAGATCAAAATAAATGATGTGAGTTTGACAATATGTCCCCTGTGATTGAACTGGTCAAGTGATCAACTATTCATAGGTACCCTCACCCAAAAATTTCCCGTATCCTGCAGGAATGGTGTGGTCGGACGTGAAGCGGCTGTGGTACGAGGGGCTGGAAGACTTCTTGGACGAATCGAGGAACCAGCTGAGCTTTGTGATGAATTCTCTTTACCTGGCTACCTTTGCCCTCAAGATAGTCGCTAACAGCAAGGTATACACGCACAGGAGAGATGCATTTGGTTCGTAATTTTAAATGGTTCCCATGTGTTataataaagtttaaaaaaataccatcgagaccagaggtgggcaatctcggtcctcgagggccggagtcctgcaggttttggaggtttctcacttccaacacaagctgattccaatcagcaggatcgttatcaggcttatgcagagcttgctgatgagctgatcatatatcagctgtgttagagaagggcaacacgcaaaacctgcaggactccggccctcgatgcccacctctgatctagaCCGAGGTGAAACACGAGTTTTGCTACTGTAGAGGCTAGAAGAGCTGCCTCTCATCATCTCGCCAGCTAGTGTATGCGTATTAGAGGCTGGATTTTGCCATTGAGTGTTGGCATGTCCACTCGActgacatttgaaaataataatcttcCATATTATGTCCCTTTCATCTTGAGTATCTGAATTAATCCTCAGAAAgttgcaagcatttttttttttttatcgttttgGATGGAGTTTGAATGAGGGTGCATTCAGAGTTTAAGAGCTTTGATTGCACCCTTGAAGAAAACTggagaaacatttttaaatgtttccttTCCTCCGCAGTTCAGGAATGTGGAAACCGAGAGGAAAGACTGGGACGCTTTCCATCCCATCCTGGTGGCCGAGGGCCTGTTCGCCTTTGCCAACGTCCTCAGCTATCTGCGGCTCTTCTTCATGTACACCACCAGCTCCATCCTGGGGCCGCTGCAGGTAGGAGAGTCACGTTGCTTATTCTCAAAGAGGCGATGGTGCGTGGGATGCGGTCATACATGCGCGAAGCACATCTGTGAAAGAACagctctggggaaaaaaaaaattgttatgtcATCATTATAAAATGCCTAAAATGTCTCAAATCTGAAAATGCGCTTTTTGACGCCCACGTCGATGCAAGTGAACACCGCAAACGACGCCAGCAGCGAAGCAAAAAACGAATGAAAGATAGACAGTCAAGTCAGCCCGCCATGTTTGTGGTCATCTTATAAAACTGCCGGAGCCAGACAATGACTAATTAGCGCCCTCCACCTTTCTGTTGTTCCACTCCCTTTGCCGTCAGCCCTGTGTTCAGTCCCTGTGGCATCACTGTCTGTCTGGGCCAAATGGAAAAATGATTAGCGTCGGGAGCGCACAAGGCGGTTGCCCACGCGTTTCCACATGTGTGAGTCACTCTGCGCTATGATGGTTTTCTCTCATTTCGTCTTTCCGAGCATCATGTTGACTAATATCACCTACGGAGGTTGAAAAGAGTGATTTTAgttgtatacatatatacagtggtaccttggctcacgaacttaattggttcccacagagagtatgtgagccgaaaagttcgtcttccaaacaagtatttcccataggaaaccattgaaatgagaataatccgttcccagatccccataaaacacaattttctactaaaaaagcttaaaacttaaaactacacaaaatataccttattttatgtataataaatgtgctattgtattgtaattaaagaaatacactgtactgtataataaagtgtttttatttgcaaaacttgcaacttgcctttgtgatggtacagtagttgaaggcttgatggaatggagtgggaggaggagggagggagggagttactgtttggaaggagagtcctccggtgtggcttctcttctttgcttcttaggagactctttatccttattgctgactaaaaacctcttaattgacacctgttggtagacttagcgtactggtactgggacgctaagtcacacaaacgcgcacctcgttcgtgtttgtcgatgatctccttcttctgctcgaccgtaattttcttcaatgtcttcttaggcttaacactagccttttgtggggtctttttcggtcccatggtagcaaaagtacactccaaaagtactccaaaatgatccaaaatgtctaccgaacacaaaccacgtccgcactcaaacaaaggg
Protein-coding sequences here:
- the trpc1 gene encoding short transient receptor potential channel 1 isoform X4, whose amino-acid sequence is MHVSVWPCSLSVVMAALYQGADASSPDKFLALKDVREVKEETTLDEKLFLLACEKGDYYMVKKLLEENRHGELNVNSVDVLGRDAITIAIENENLDILQLLLEHGCQATDALLVAIDSEVVGAVDILLNHRPRRASKPSIAKLMQRIQNPEYSTTMDVAPVILAAHRNNYEILTMLLKQDISLPRPHAVGCECTLCNAKNKKDSLRHSRFRLDIYRCLASPSLIMLTEEDPILRAFELSTDLRELSLVEVEFRNDYEELAKQCKMFAKDLLAQARNSRELEVILNHTSNEDPVDKRGLLEERMNLSRLKLAIKYNQKEFVSQSNCQQFLNTVWFGETASYRRKHTCLKIATVMSVAVLWPLLSVCYLLVPRSRVGQIIHTPFVKFIIHSASYFTFLLLLNLYSLVYNEGKKDTMGPALEMVDYLLILWIIGMVWSDVKRLWYEGLEDFLDESRNQLSFVMNSLYLATFALKIVANSKFRNVETERKDWDAFHPILVAEGLFAFANVLSYLRLFFMYTTSSILGPLQISMGQMLQEFGKFLGLFLLVLFSFTIGLTQLYGKDQKDPDKSPPSDCQGIFCQQQSNDAFHTFMGTCYALFWYIFSLAHVALFVTRISYTEELRSFVGALIIGTYNIVVVIVLTKLLVAMLHKSFRQIANHEDKEWKFARAKLWLSYFDDKCTMPPPFNILPSPKTVCYLITSMSKWICSHTSKGRVKRQNSLKEWKNLKQKRDENYQKIMCCLVHRYLTSTRQKMQSTDQATVENLNDLRQDLSKFRNEMRDLLGFRTSKYAMFYPRS
- the trpc1 gene encoding short transient receptor potential channel 1 isoform X3, which encodes MKGSCVCEDTITGDVKHLQEGCNRISGGGRSSHQGGLTSDSSLSAPAALKAKAPPATMNGVTGPGASDWKQACRRASYLPQCDYYMVKKLLEENRHGELNVNSVDVLGRDAITIAIENENLDILQLLLEHGCQATDALLVAIDSEVVGAVDILLNHRPRRASKPSIAKLMQRIQNPEYSTTMDVAPVILAAHRNNYEILTMLLKQDISLPRPHAVGCECTLCNAKNKKDSLRHSRFRLDIYRCLASPSLIMLTEEDPILRAFELSTDLRELSLVEVEFRNDYEELAKQCKMFAKDLLAQARNSRELEVILNHTSNEDPVDKRGLLEERMNLSRLKLAIKYNQKEFVSQSNCQQFLNTVWFGETASYRRKHTCLKIATVMSVAVLWPLLSVCYLLVPRSRVGQIIHTPFVKFIIHSASYFTFLLLLNLYSLVYNEGKKDTMGPALEMVDYLLILWIIGMVWSDVKRLWYEGLEDFLDESRNQLSFVMNSLYLATFALKIVANSKFRNVETERKDWDAFHPILVAEGLFAFANVLSYLRLFFMYTTSSILGPLQISMGQMLQEFGKFLGLFLLVLFSFTIGLTQLYGKDQKDPDKSPPSDCQGIFCQQQSNDAFHTFMGTCYALFWYIFSLAHVALFVTRISYTEELRSFVGALIIGTYNIVVVIVLTKLLVAMLHKSFRQIANHEDKEWKFARAKLWLSYFDDKCTMPPPFNILPSPKTVCYLITSMSKWICSHTSKGRVKRQNSLKEWKNLKQKRDENYQKIMCCLVHRYLTSTRQKMQSTDQATVENLNDLRQDLSKFRNEMRDLLGFRTSKYAMFYPRS
- the trpc1 gene encoding short transient receptor potential channel 1 isoform X2: MRMKGSCVCEDTITGDVKHLQEGCNRISGGGRSSHQGGLTSDSSLSAPAALKAKAPPATMNGVTGPGASDWKQACRRASYLPQCDYYMVKKLLEENRHGELNVNSVDVLGRDAITIAIENENLDILQLLLEHGCQATDALLVAIDSEVVGAVDILLNHRPRRASKPSIAKLMQRIQNPEYSTTMDVAPVILAAHRNNYEILTMLLKQDISLPRPHAVGCECTLCNAKNKKDSLRHSRFRLDIYRCLASPSLIMLTEEDPILRAFELSTDLRELSLVEVEFRNDYEELAKQCKMFAKDLLAQARNSRELEVILNHTSNEDPVDKRGLLEERMNLSRLKLAIKYNQKEFVSQSNCQQFLNTVWFGETASYRRKHTCLKIATVMSVAVLWPLLSVCYLLVPRSRVGQIIHTPFVKFIIHSASYFTFLLLLNLYSLVYNEGKKDTMGPALEMVDYLLILWIIGMVWSDVKRLWYEGLEDFLDESRNQLSFVMNSLYLATFALKIVANSKFRNVETERKDWDAFHPILVAEGLFAFANVLSYLRLFFMYTTSSILGPLQISMGQMLQEFGKFLGLFLLVLFSFTIGLTQLYGKDQKDPDKSPPSDCQGIFCQQQSNDAFHTFMGTCYALFWYIFSLAHVALFVTRISYTEELRSFVGALIIGTYNIVVVIVLTKLLVAMLHKSFRQIANHEDKEWKFARAKLWLSYFDDKCTMPPPFNILPSPKTVCYLITSMSKWICSHTSKGRVKRQNSLKEWKNLKQKRDENYQKIMCCLVHRYLTSTRQKMQSTDQATVENLNDLRQDLSKFRNEMRDLLGFRTSKYAMFYPRS
- the trpc1 gene encoding short transient receptor potential channel 1 isoform X1, translated to MLSYDWKHLPVHSHTHKMMKGSCVCEDTITGDVKHLQEGCNRISGGGRSSHQGGLTSDSSLSAPAALKAKAPPATMNGVTGPGASDWKQACRRASYLPQCDYYMVKKLLEENRHGELNVNSVDVLGRDAITIAIENENLDILQLLLEHGCQATDALLVAIDSEVVGAVDILLNHRPRRASKPSIAKLMQRIQNPEYSTTMDVAPVILAAHRNNYEILTMLLKQDISLPRPHAVGCECTLCNAKNKKDSLRHSRFRLDIYRCLASPSLIMLTEEDPILRAFELSTDLRELSLVEVEFRNDYEELAKQCKMFAKDLLAQARNSRELEVILNHTSNEDPVDKRGLLEERMNLSRLKLAIKYNQKEFVSQSNCQQFLNTVWFGETASYRRKHTCLKIATVMSVAVLWPLLSVCYLLVPRSRVGQIIHTPFVKFIIHSASYFTFLLLLNLYSLVYNEGKKDTMGPALEMVDYLLILWIIGMVWSDVKRLWYEGLEDFLDESRNQLSFVMNSLYLATFALKIVANSKFRNVETERKDWDAFHPILVAEGLFAFANVLSYLRLFFMYTTSSILGPLQISMGQMLQEFGKFLGLFLLVLFSFTIGLTQLYGKDQKDPDKSPPSDCQGIFCQQQSNDAFHTFMGTCYALFWYIFSLAHVALFVTRISYTEELRSFVGALIIGTYNIVVVIVLTKLLVAMLHKSFRQIANHEDKEWKFARAKLWLSYFDDKCTMPPPFNILPSPKTVCYLITSMSKWICSHTSKGRVKRQNSLKEWKNLKQKRDENYQKIMCCLVHRYLTSTRQKMQSTDQATVENLNDLRQDLSKFRNEMRDLLGFRTSKYAMFYPRS